From a region of the Citricoccus muralis genome:
- the nusB gene encoding transcription antitermination factor NusB, producing MSARGKARRRALEVLFEAEQRGTTPDEGITSRRASTAQVINPYTVEIIQGVVAEQERIDEILSSYAQGWTLDRMPAVDRAILRIGAWELLFNDEVPDRVAVSEAVTIAKELSTDDSPDYVNGLLGRIQQLKPTLLD from the coding sequence GTGAGCGCACGAGGCAAAGCCCGGAGGCGCGCGCTGGAAGTCCTCTTCGAGGCCGAACAGCGCGGGACCACTCCGGATGAGGGCATCACCTCCCGCAGGGCATCCACGGCACAGGTGATCAACCCGTACACCGTGGAGATCATCCAGGGCGTGGTGGCCGAACAGGAGCGGATCGACGAGATCCTGTCCTCCTATGCCCAGGGCTGGACCCTGGACCGCATGCCGGCAGTGGACCGCGCCATCCTCCGGATCGGTGCCTGGGAACTGCTGTTCAACGACGAGGTGCCGGACCGTGTGGCGGTGTCCGAGGCGGTCACGATCGCCAAGGAATTGTCCACGGACGACTCCCCGGACTACGTCAACGGCCTGCTCGGCCGGATCCAGCAGCTCAAGCCGACGCTGCTGGACTGA
- a CDS encoding PrsW family intramembrane metalloprotease — protein MTQPVNLSAPSPPNRPGPLPPAGHSGTSGPSSAAYPPAHLIARRNRRSNAWGIALLVAAAAVGALVVLFLVGVLGTETLFVVGLLALVPLGIVVAALLWVDRWDPEPRGWLVFAFLWGAGVSVFGTLSLGEVFMEAFSGLSSLDSETFGAVVQAPVIEETMKGAGLVVIFLAARRHFDGPVDGVVYAGMVAAGFAFTENILYFGTAYTEAGWGTELAFTFVLRGLFSPFAHVLFTVWIGFFLGVAAQRRVIRGRLGRVGWIGWFLVGLVPAMVGHFLWNGGLALIFDDFFTFYLVLQVPLFIAAVAAVVLLLRAERRLTQGMLGRYEEAGWLWPEEIALFGTAPGRRQGRRWASRHGARSQHRAFERTALRLAALRHRIERGHDVQANSAEELRLLQDTVRQRQELFGAIRPSGEVSPAASA, from the coding sequence ATGACGCAGCCGGTGAACCTCTCCGCACCATCCCCGCCGAACCGGCCGGGACCACTGCCCCCTGCGGGCCACTCTGGGACCTCCGGACCGTCGTCGGCCGCCTATCCCCCGGCGCACCTGATCGCGCGGCGCAACCGCCGCTCCAACGCCTGGGGCATCGCCCTGCTCGTGGCAGCCGCGGCCGTCGGCGCCCTGGTCGTCCTGTTCCTGGTCGGCGTCCTGGGCACCGAGACGCTCTTCGTGGTCGGGCTGCTGGCGCTGGTCCCCCTCGGCATCGTGGTGGCCGCCCTGCTGTGGGTCGACCGCTGGGATCCCGAGCCCCGCGGCTGGCTCGTCTTCGCCTTCCTGTGGGGCGCGGGGGTATCCGTGTTCGGCACCCTCTCGCTGGGCGAGGTGTTCATGGAGGCCTTCAGCGGGCTGTCCTCGCTGGACTCGGAGACCTTCGGGGCGGTGGTGCAGGCCCCGGTGATCGAGGAGACCATGAAGGGCGCCGGCCTCGTGGTGATCTTCCTGGCGGCCCGCCGGCACTTCGACGGTCCCGTGGACGGGGTGGTCTACGCCGGCATGGTGGCCGCGGGTTTCGCCTTCACGGAGAACATCCTCTATTTCGGCACCGCCTACACCGAGGCCGGGTGGGGCACCGAGCTGGCGTTCACCTTCGTGCTCCGGGGACTGTTCTCGCCCTTCGCCCACGTGCTGTTCACCGTGTGGATCGGGTTCTTCCTGGGAGTGGCCGCGCAGCGGCGAGTCATCAGGGGCCGGCTCGGCCGGGTCGGCTGGATCGGCTGGTTCCTGGTCGGGCTGGTCCCCGCCATGGTCGGGCACTTCCTGTGGAACGGCGGCTTGGCCCTGATCTTCGACGACTTCTTCACGTTCTACCTGGTGCTACAGGTCCCGCTGTTCATCGCGGCGGTCGCTGCCGTCGTGCTGCTGTTGCGGGCCGAGCGACGCCTCACCCAGGGCATGCTGGGCCGCTACGAAGAGGCGGGGTGGCTGTGGCCGGAGGAGATCGCCCTCTTCGGCACAGCCCCCGGACGGCGGCAGGGCCGCCGGTGGGCCAGCAGGCACGGGGCACGCAGCCAGCACCGCGCATTCGAGCGGACCGCCTTGCGCCTGGCGGCCTTGCGGCACCGGATCGAACGGGGCCACGATGTCCAGGCCAATAGCGCCGAAGAGCTCCGGCTGCTGCAGGACACGGTCCGGCAGCGGCAGGAGCTCTTCGGCGCGATCAGGCCCAGCGGCGAGGTCAGTCCAGCAGCGTCGGCTTGA
- a CDS encoding dihydroorotase, protein MSATFDPRNRYLITGGTLPDGTTADVLIEDGLLAAVGQDARARAGTSAEAAAAETINATGRIILPGLVDLHTHLRQPGREDSETVETGTRAAALGGFTSVHAMANSTPVADSAGVVEQVWQLGREAGWCDVHPVGAVTVGLGGERLAELGAMAQSRAEVRVFSDDGMCVWDPVMMRRALEYVKAFDGVIAQHAQEPKLTDGAQMNEGALSSVLGLAGWPAVAEEAIIARDVLLAQHVGSRLHVCHVSTAGSVEIIRWAKERGIEVTAEATPHHLLLTEELVRTYNPVYKVNPPLRREEDVMALREGLADGTIDTIGTDHAPHTAETKECEWTVAAMGMTGLETALPVVQQALVDTGLMDWAGISRILSSTPARIARLTDQGRISSEGVFELGAPANLTVYDPSVIRAVDPESHATKSRNSPFRGMELPGQVTDVFNHGHPVVRDRALATPRTQHQQNQHQQQLKQQTGSAQQ, encoded by the coding sequence ATGAGCGCCACGTTTGACCCCCGCAACCGGTACCTCATCACCGGCGGCACCCTGCCGGACGGCACCACCGCGGATGTCCTCATCGAGGACGGCCTGCTGGCCGCCGTCGGGCAGGACGCCCGCGCGCGCGCCGGAACCTCGGCCGAGGCGGCCGCGGCCGAGACCATAAACGCCACCGGCCGCATCATCCTGCCGGGGCTCGTGGACCTGCACACTCACCTGCGCCAGCCCGGCCGTGAGGACTCGGAGACCGTGGAGACGGGCACCCGCGCCGCCGCGCTCGGCGGCTTCACCTCGGTGCACGCCATGGCGAACTCGACGCCGGTCGCGGACTCGGCGGGCGTCGTCGAGCAGGTGTGGCAGTTGGGCCGTGAGGCCGGCTGGTGCGACGTCCATCCCGTGGGCGCCGTCACCGTGGGCCTGGGCGGCGAACGCCTGGCGGAGCTCGGTGCCATGGCGCAGTCGCGGGCGGAGGTCCGGGTGTTCTCCGATGACGGCATGTGCGTCTGGGACCCGGTGATGATGCGCCGGGCGCTGGAGTACGTCAAGGCCTTCGACGGCGTGATCGCCCAGCACGCCCAGGAGCCGAAGCTCACCGACGGCGCTCAGATGAACGAGGGTGCCCTGTCCTCGGTCCTGGGCCTGGCCGGTTGGCCCGCCGTGGCGGAGGAGGCCATCATCGCCCGGGACGTGCTGCTGGCCCAGCACGTGGGCTCCCGGCTGCACGTCTGTCACGTCTCCACCGCCGGTTCCGTGGAGATCATCCGCTGGGCCAAGGAGCGCGGGATCGAGGTGACGGCCGAGGCCACCCCGCACCACCTGCTGCTGACCGAGGAGCTCGTCCGCACCTACAACCCGGTCTACAAGGTCAATCCGCCACTGCGCCGCGAGGAGGACGTGATGGCGTTGCGCGAAGGCCTGGCGGACGGCACGATCGACACGATCGGCACCGACCACGCCCCGCACACCGCGGAGACCAAGGAATGCGAGTGGACGGTCGCGGCCATGGGCATGACCGGCCTGGAGACCGCCCTGCCGGTGGTCCAGCAGGCGCTCGTGGACACCGGGTTGATGGACTGGGCGGGGATCTCCCGGATCCTCAGCTCGACGCCGGCCCGCATCGCCCGTCTGACGGACCAGGGCCGGATCTCCTCGGAGGGCGTCTTCGAGCTCGGTGCCCCCGCCAACCTCACCGTCTACGACCCGTCGGTCATCCGGGCCGTGGACCCGGAGTCGCACGCCACCAAGTCCCGCAACAGCCCCTTCCGGGGGATGGAGCTGCCCGGCCAGGTCACCGACGTCTTCAACCACGGGCACCCGGTGGTGCGTGACCGCGCCCTGGCCACGCCCCGGACGCAGCACCAGCAGAACCAGCACCAACAGCAGCTCAAGCAGCAGACAGGAAGCGCCCAGCAGTGA
- the pyrR gene encoding bifunctional pyr operon transcriptional regulator/uracil phosphoribosyltransferase PyrR yields the protein MQAESRAVRTVRNVLSAADIDRALTRIAHEILESNRGPAGLVILGIPRRGVPLAERLARKLARIEPGFDAGTSTGELDVTLYRDDLRRSTSRTPAPTRLPDTGIDGATVVLVDDVLYSGRTIRAALDALNDFGRPAAVRLAVLVDRGHRELPIRADFVGKNLPTSTAERVQVRLVEIDGPDGTAEVTEDAVSITDHAEASARGEAR from the coding sequence GTGCAGGCTGAGAGCCGCGCTGTGCGCACCGTCCGGAATGTCCTTTCCGCGGCGGATATCGATCGGGCGCTGACCCGGATCGCCCACGAGATCCTCGAATCGAACCGTGGCCCCGCCGGCCTGGTCATCCTGGGCATCCCCCGCCGCGGGGTTCCCCTGGCAGAGCGTCTGGCCCGCAAGCTCGCCCGCATCGAACCGGGCTTCGACGCCGGCACCTCGACCGGTGAACTGGACGTCACCCTCTACCGGGACGACCTGCGCCGTTCCACCTCCCGCACCCCCGCGCCGACCCGCTTGCCTGACACCGGAATCGACGGCGCCACCGTGGTACTCGTGGATGACGTGCTGTATTCCGGGCGGACCATCCGTGCCGCCCTGGACGCCCTCAACGACTTCGGCCGCCCGGCCGCCGTCCGCCTCGCCGTCCTCGTGGACCGGGGCCACCGCGAACTGCCGATCCGGGCCGACTTCGTGGGCAAGAACCTGCCCACCTCCACCGCCGAGCGCGTCCAGGTCCGCCTGGTGGAGATCGACGGGCCGGACGGCACCGCCGAGGTCACCGAGGACGCCGTCTCGATCACCGACCACGCGGAGGCCAGCGCCCGAGGTGAGGCCCGGTGA
- a CDS encoding aspartate carbamoyltransferase catalytic subunit has protein sequence MKHLLSTQDLSHADALRILDTAEEMATVSGREVKKLPALRGRTVVNLFLEDSTRTRISFEAAAKRLSADVINFSGKGTSVSKGESLKDTVQTLEAIGADAIVMRHWASGAAAQLADSGWIRSAVVNAGDGTHEHPTQALLDAFTLRRHLALRHGTAPHGTDLAGMKVVIVGDILHSRVARSNLWLLTTLGAEVTLAAPPTLVPVGVGDWPCTVTYSLDEALAGAPDAVMMLRVQSERMHDAFFPSAAEYTRSWGLTDERLGMLEASGVEDAVIMHPGPMNRGLEISAAAADSTRNTALEQVANGVSIRMAVLYLLLSASDSPDPSTPTAPSDRKATA, from the coding sequence GTGAAGCACCTACTGTCCACCCAGGACCTCTCCCACGCCGACGCATTGCGCATCCTCGACACCGCCGAGGAGATGGCCACGGTCTCCGGCCGCGAGGTCAAGAAGCTTCCCGCCCTCCGCGGCCGCACCGTCGTCAACCTCTTCCTCGAAGACTCCACCCGGACCCGGATCTCCTTCGAGGCGGCGGCCAAGCGCCTGAGCGCGGACGTCATCAATTTCTCGGGGAAGGGCACCTCCGTCTCCAAAGGGGAGTCCCTGAAGGACACCGTCCAGACCCTCGAGGCCATCGGCGCCGACGCGATCGTGATGCGCCACTGGGCCTCCGGGGCGGCAGCCCAGCTCGCCGACTCCGGCTGGATCCGCTCCGCCGTGGTCAACGCCGGAGACGGTACGCACGAACACCCCACGCAGGCGTTGCTGGACGCCTTCACGCTGCGCCGCCACCTGGCGTTGCGCCACGGTACCGCGCCGCACGGCACGGACCTGGCCGGGATGAAGGTCGTCATCGTCGGGGACATCCTGCACTCCCGGGTGGCCCGCTCCAACCTGTGGCTGCTGACCACGCTCGGGGCCGAGGTCACCCTGGCCGCCCCGCCGACCCTGGTACCCGTAGGTGTGGGGGACTGGCCCTGCACCGTGACGTACTCGCTCGACGAGGCCCTGGCGGGCGCACCGGACGCCGTGATGATGCTGCGCGTCCAGTCCGAGCGCATGCATGACGCGTTCTTCCCTTCGGCCGCCGAGTACACCCGGTCCTGGGGACTGACGGATGAGCGGCTCGGGATGCTGGAGGCCAGCGGTGTGGAGGACGCGGTCATCATGCATCCCGGCCCCATGAACCGCGGCCTGGAGATCTCCGCGGCGGCCGCGGACTCCACGCGCAACACGGCCCTGGAACAGGTCGCCAACGGCGTCTCCATCCGGATGGCCGTGCTGTACCTCCTGCTGTCCGCCTCCGACAGCCCTGACCCGTCCACCCCGACCGCACCGTCCGACCGGAAGGCCACCGCATGA
- the carA gene encoding glutamine-hydrolyzing carbamoyl-phosphate synthase small subunit has product MSLLNREPAVLVLADGTVHHGQAYGQTGTTLGEAVFTTGMTGYQETLTDPSYARQIIVQTFPHIGNTGVNTEDAESRAIFAAGYVVREAARVPSNWRSERSLDDELEAQGVVGIQGVDTRAVTRHLRSAGSMKAGIFSGAAARRPLADLVAEVQAQPSMAGARLADEVTTESAYVVEPAEHGWEGEPLHTVVALDLGLKAATPRHLAARGIRLHVLPATSSFEDITALDPDGVFLSNGPGDPATADDQVALLRQVLDAGLPFFGICFGNQVFGRALGFGTYKLPFGHRGPNQPVMDKTTGRVEITSQNHGFAVDAPLGEPVMAPEAAYGRVEVSHWSLNDQVVEGLRLLDRPAFSVQFHPESAAGPHDSVPLFDRFIAMMTEQSSTSEGA; this is encoded by the coding sequence GTGAGCCTCTTGAACCGCGAGCCGGCCGTACTGGTCCTGGCCGATGGAACCGTCCATCACGGCCAGGCCTACGGCCAGACCGGCACCACCCTGGGCGAGGCCGTCTTCACCACCGGCATGACCGGCTACCAGGAGACGCTGACCGATCCGTCCTACGCCCGTCAGATCATCGTGCAGACGTTCCCGCACATCGGCAACACCGGCGTCAACACCGAGGATGCCGAGTCCCGGGCCATCTTCGCCGCCGGCTACGTGGTTCGCGAGGCGGCCCGCGTTCCGTCGAACTGGCGTTCCGAGCGGAGCCTGGACGATGAGCTGGAAGCCCAGGGCGTCGTCGGGATCCAGGGCGTGGACACCCGTGCGGTCACCCGGCACCTGCGCTCCGCCGGTTCCATGAAGGCCGGGATCTTCTCCGGCGCGGCCGCTCGGCGTCCGCTCGCCGACCTCGTCGCCGAGGTCCAGGCCCAGCCGTCCATGGCCGGGGCCCGCCTGGCGGACGAGGTGACCACGGAGTCCGCCTATGTCGTCGAGCCGGCCGAGCACGGCTGGGAGGGTGAGCCGCTGCACACCGTGGTGGCGCTCGACCTCGGCCTGAAGGCCGCCACACCACGGCACCTGGCCGCCCGCGGGATCCGGCTCCACGTGCTGCCCGCCACCTCCTCCTTCGAGGACATCACCGCGCTGGACCCGGACGGCGTGTTCCTCTCCAACGGCCCCGGCGACCCCGCCACCGCCGATGACCAGGTGGCGCTGCTGCGGCAGGTCCTCGACGCCGGACTGCCGTTCTTCGGCATCTGCTTCGGCAACCAGGTCTTCGGCCGGGCCCTGGGCTTCGGCACCTACAAGCTGCCCTTCGGCCACCGCGGTCCGAATCAGCCCGTCATGGACAAGACCACCGGGCGCGTGGAGATCACCTCCCAGAACCACGGCTTCGCCGTGGATGCCCCGCTGGGTGAGCCGGTCATGGCACCCGAGGCCGCCTACGGGCGCGTCGAGGTCTCGCACTGGTCCCTGAACGACCAGGTGGTCGAGGGCCTGCGCCTGCTGGACCGCCCCGCCTTCTCCGTCCAGTTCCACCCCGAATCGGCCGCCGGCCCGCACGATTCGGTTCCCTTGTTCGACCGGTTCATCGCGATGATGACCGAGCAGTCCTCTACCTCCGAAGGAGCCTGA
- the efp gene encoding elongation factor P produces the protein MATSNDIKNGTVLKMDGHLWNVIEFQHVKPGKGGAFVRTKIRNITTGKLVDKTFNAGAKIETATVDRSDYEYLYMDGEDYIFMDTDTYDQIPVNPAVVGNAANFMLENQKVTIAMNEGTPLYLDMPPSVVLEITYTEPGLQGDRSSAGTKPATLETGHEIQVPLFVDQGTKVKVDTRTGDYLGRVND, from the coding sequence GTGGCAACCAGCAACGACATCAAGAACGGCACCGTGCTGAAAATGGACGGCCACCTGTGGAACGTCATCGAGTTCCAGCACGTGAAGCCGGGCAAGGGCGGGGCGTTCGTCCGCACCAAGATCCGGAACATCACCACCGGCAAGCTGGTGGACAAGACCTTCAACGCCGGCGCCAAGATCGAGACCGCCACTGTGGACCGCTCGGACTACGAGTACCTGTACATGGACGGCGAGGACTACATCTTCATGGACACGGACACCTATGACCAGATCCCGGTGAACCCGGCTGTCGTGGGCAACGCCGCCAACTTCATGTTGGAGAACCAGAAGGTCACCATCGCCATGAACGAGGGCACCCCGCTGTACCTGGACATGCCGCCGTCGGTGGTCCTGGAGATCACCTACACCGAGCCGGGCCTGCAGGGCGACCGGTCCTCCGCCGGCACCAAGCCCGCGACCCTCGAGACCGGCCACGAGATCCAGGTGCCCCTGTTCGTGGATCAGGGCACCAAGGTCAAGGTGGACACCCGCACGGGTGACTACCTCGGCCGCGTGAACGACTGA